In a single window of the Dreissena polymorpha isolate Duluth1 chromosome 3, UMN_Dpol_1.0, whole genome shotgun sequence genome:
- the LOC127873084 gene encoding uncharacterized protein LOC127873084 isoform X2: MNEELKEIERSGLSVPADDQCDLKIPDHVLESIDMARFRRGQLVFQKNTFPCIFAMLSSLIVGLSVTNLLQVLVSTGKSSDARSSLRRYLSTLNHLFQWHYGNVFDPTSSASRSVKKVRKMHASVRNIMMNAAISRADETGHVHISQYDMALVQTGFFGLIIMYPREYGVRATQEQLDDYVYFWRWISYCLGIDDRYNLCTDGYERAVSLCAAIETDIVIPALNSPPKDFAAMADAFTDGLNLFALVPLYSKECIMKFGFEASNRMYPHKLSMADKLRTFILKALISACYYVPLFSKFVNHSFEKMFDCKSIT; this comes from the coding sequence ATGAACGAAGAACTGAAAGAAATCGAAAGAAGCGGGTTGTCTGTCCCAGCAGACGATCAGTGTGACCTCAAGATTCCTGATCACGTTTTGGAGTCCATCGACATGGCCCGGTTTCGCAGAGGTCAATTAGTGTTCCAGAAGAATACTTTTCCCTGTATTTTCGCAATGCTATCTTCTCTGATAGTGGGTTTGAGCGTTACAAATCTGTTACAGGTGTTAGTAAGCACCGGCAAGTCGTCGGATGCCAGGTCTTCATTACGTCGGTATTTGAGTACGTTAAACCACTTGTTTCAATGGCATTATGGGAATGTGTTTGATCCAACATCGTCTGCATCACGGTCAGTGAAAAAGGTGAGGAAGATGCACGCGTCAGTTCGTAACATTATGATGAACGCAGCGATATCACGCGCTGATGAGACAGGACATGTGCACATTTCCCAGTACGATATGGCCTTGGTTCAGACCGGGTTTTTCGGTTTGATCATAATGTATCCTAGAGAATACGGCGTGCGAGCAACACAGGAGCAGCTTGATGACTACGTCTACTTTTGGAGGTGGATATCGTACTGCCTTGGCATTGACGACAGGTATAACCTGTGCACAGATGGATATGAGAGAGCAGTTAGTCTGTGTGCGGCAATTGAGACAGATATTGTCATTCCTGCCCTGAATTCGCCGCCTAAAGACTTTGCGGCGATGGCTGATGCATTTACCGACGGACTAAATTTGTTTGCTCTTGTTCCGTTGTATAGCAAGGAATGTATTATGAAATTTGGCTTCGAAGCCTCGAACCGTATGTATCCACACAAATTGTCCATGGCAGACAAACTAAGAAcattcattttaaaagcattgatATCTGCATGTTATTATGTGCCACTGTTTTCCAAGTTTGTGAACCActcttttgaaaaaatgtttgattgtaaATCGATTACTTAA